The sequence below is a genomic window from Carassius gibelio isolate Cgi1373 ecotype wild population from Czech Republic chromosome A17, carGib1.2-hapl.c, whole genome shotgun sequence.
ATGCAATCGTAAACGTACCACAGGTAAAGTGAGAACGCCATGCTCCAGGTTTTGCCGGATGTTACACAGAATAAGGGCCAGTACTTCCACAGTTTTCCCAAGTCCCATCTCATCAGCTAGGATCCCGCCAGGCCAGTCCACTCCCGCCAGAGGAAACTCTCGGATCAGGCTGTGATTGAGTTCAAGGGAATTAAAACAATGCAAAACTAAACGCTGTTGATATAGTTTCAGTGCATTCTAGGAAAAAAGAATCAAACCATCCAGTGTAGGGATTATAAAAGAGCTTCTTGCCACAAATCGAGACCATTTCCCGCCAAAGAAAATGCAATCTTTGTTCTACGCAAGAAATACAAAGACTGTCATTTAGCACTGAATTCTTTTCGTGCACTTCCATAAATCAAAGATGATGATGAACATTTGAAAACCACATGTAGACCTTGGGAGCTGCTGCTTCTGTACTTCTCTCTCCTCAGCATCCAGTTGACCGCCTGGCTCTGATAGGGTCTCAGCACGGGGATGAGGCCTGGGTGCTGGACATCGAAGCTCTGCTCCGCTGCTTCTGTCTGATGGAGGTGTCTGACGTGATCGTACAGCTCCTCCACGTTCTGACGCTCCAGATCAGTGTCACACTCCTCCTCCTCATTCACCATCACCTCTAACATTGACCAGAAATAAGAAAGCCAATTAGAATACAGCTGAAATATTACTGGATATGTTCAAAATAATATCTATGCAAAGCATCTGCACCACatagtaatacaaataaaaatataaaaataaacaggaATGACCTCAAGTCTTGCTTTAGAAAATATTAGCCtacttgttttatgaaaaaaattaactatGCATATTTTAGTCCttaatttttttgtacattttacacTTTTTCTATAAACATAGAAAAAGCAGAAACCAATAACTAGaagtttacaatttttttttattgcatttgcacTTCAATGTAATGCTCAGTGGGTCATGTGATGCAGCTCCACTTCTGGGCTTAGTGGGCCTTGTAGTGGAGCTCCACCTCCAGGCCCAAGTGTATTACTGAATTGTGTTGCCTGATTGTTTCTACAGAATAAATAGGAATGGTCTTTTAGTGTAACCATGACCGGTATCTTATAAGAATTAAACAGTGCGAAAGCATCCATAAATTGTAGATTACCAGGGATGATGAAGTCGTAGAAGAATTCCATTAATTTCTGCAGAAGCTGATTGGCTTTTTTAATGCGCCCATTTCCTTCACTGAGAAATTCTGCTCTGCCCAATCCCGACTCAAGAAGAAAAATTTTCAActgttcacaaaaacaaaaacaaatgaagagaaaacacagaattttttttacattatgttatAGTTATTGGATCGCTAAAGCCTCAGTCAGTTAAATGCTTGATCCTAATTGCACCTTTACTGATTCATCTCCTGATGCGTGGCACAATTTAACGACCATCCTCTTCTGTAGCCAATCCAGATCTTCCAGCAAAATTCCACCAAATGAACATTCAATCGGCACAGAGCTGACGGGATCACTTCCGCCGGTCTCAACCTCCAACTCAGGACTATTCAGACTCATGCTTAGTCGATCACCAGTTTGCTGCAGGCAGAAGGAACGGTCTCCAATCCCAATGGGAATCTTTGGATACAGGTTCAACTCTCCAATCAGTGCATTCCAGCCGTGAACCAGCGCAGAAATTGGCATCACATTCAGTTCTATTATATCTGGAAGAGAATTCTGTGTGGAGCAGCTTGGACGCTCTTCTGAAGGTCCCTTTTCTGTGCCTGCAGGAGATATAAAACATTGGTTTGCTTCTTCCTGGTTGCTCTCAAGCACCAATCCAAGATGACAGCTGTCAGACAGAGCTGGGATAGACTCCAGAATGTCTTCACAATCTCCTTCATTTCTCCGATCTTCATGCATATTCCACTCCAGTCTCTTCTTGGCCTCCTCGTCTATGCGCGCCGGTGGTGCTCGTTTCCTCCTGCTGCTCATAGTGGAAACCTGCTGAGatacaatattattttgtttattcaccattaaatgcatgcatttaattaaaGCTGCATGAGACTTAACTCATTAAATGTAACACAAAAATACATGCATTTACACAATTTATGAGTAGCAGACTTGTACACCAATTTAATTTGAGGTAGACACGTACTCAAATTGTAAGATATATAGTGCAAATAAACACATATAGTTATATTAAAACACGTCTAAAACGCTTATTTTTCTGTAAACTTTCTATTTGatcagactgcagctttaattttactTAATTCTAAAATATTGATATCACTGCACTAACCTATTCACTaagtaaatatacaaatatacgaTTATTTTTACAAAGTGCATTGAAAATATTTTCGTGGAACGTCAGTTTATCTAAACAATGCAGAATAAAGCATATATTCAAGTCATTTAATCAAACGCTGCAGATTACACATTATAAATATACCGCCTCGTCCGCGGTCGAAACATACCTTTGTTTTGCTTTGGAATGTGTTCTTTTCAGCAGCaagtaaatgttataaaataactttcataAGCTCCAAAACCTGCGAGACATTTTCATGCCTTTATCCGCCATATTTAAAATACAGGAAGCTACGTCAGAACCAAAACAATGCCAAGGCACAGTAAGATTCTAAACACTAGATGGCGCTAAACACACAGTATGAGACTCCtcgttacttttttttatttttttattattattaactaaaacaaaacttcttggttattttctgatatatatatatttattttaattaataagaataagaattataataatttatttactacACAGCTAATCTTTCACTGACTGaggttattatcattattaaagaaCTTGTgaacaacattacaaaaacaaattcaGAAATCAAGTCTAAATCTCCAAAGatatagaaaacacacacacacacacacatattttacaaTAGACATGCCTTTAACATTTTTTCACAACCTTAAGAGACTTCATAAAAAAAGATCCTTTGTACAAGGGAGGAGAATTTGTGAATAAAGAATTTGCCAATCAGAATATtgtaattacaaaattatttatacttttgttttcatttttattataacaaataacTGCTTTCTGGGCCAAGGAATTGCTTGTACTAACTGAATTAGTTTcagcaaaaaagtaaaaaaaaaaaaaaatgtttacaaaatgcCTTTACGCTctgacaataattaaaatataaaaataaaataaaatacatatagattcttcaaaactatataaaaaagagCATTCTTTACCAACGTCCATAAACTTGGAAAGTAATATAATAGTTGGATGGATTTTATGTAAGAAAGTTTACTCAGTAAACATAATTTCCAATATTAGATTAAATTCACTTCATTCATTGCTCATTGAGTTGATTTGAACCTATAATCTGATGAGTGAAACCACACTTGAGAGGTTTGACATTCAGAACATGACCTTATTTTTGATTGCATTTATTCACGTGACATATCACAGGTGAGGGGTTTTTCCTGGTCAGAGGGTGAGAATGCTGCTGGAAGCAGGTCATTCAGTGTCAGACTCGTCTTGTATCTGGACTGCGTCTCGCTGGGCAGCATACTGTGCCATGTTAGATAATCCTGATACTACACAACAACTCAGAGCACTGCGGAATATGGCCATTTCATTTGCATCAGACCTGTGAAGACAACAGATCACATGCTGAGAATGCAAAGAAATATACATTATTGAGTCTTAATTGTGTAAAATGGTTTGTTTGTGGACGTTACCATTCATTTGTCTTCTCATCGTAGCACTCCACATCAGACGTGGTGCTGAATCCATTAAACCCTCCCACAGCAAACAACTGATCATCAACTACCTGGATTTTGAGGaaggtaaaaatgaatttaaactttaactttgtataaaaaaaaatcatagcatAGGAcacattgggcaatattgattaATTTGGACATTTACATGAAGTGTTCTAGAGTTTTTGAGATTATTGCAgtgttatttcatagttttagtAGATACAGATTAATTGTCCACATCTCACCTCAATGCCAAAGTTGCTGCGTGGGCTGTACATAGATGCAATATCACACCAGATGTTAGTCTGCGGGTTGTAGGTTTCTGCACTCCGCAAACGACTGGCACCATCAAAACCACCAAccttaacaaaaaacatttttttaatgcattctgtTCGTGTTTTTATGCACATCTAagcattcattctctctctctctctctctctctctctctctctctctctctctcacacacacacacacacacacacacacacacgtgcaaccTTCAAACTGTGATTGCTTCCATGATTTTATATGTGTGTAAGAGTTATTACAGGtaactaaatttttttttcttgctttaactgaaataatatatatatatatatatatatatatatatatatatatatatatatatatatatatatatatatatatatatatatatatatatatatatatatatatatattattattaaaacttttaactttcaTAACATTATTTCAGATAGTACAGCAAGGCAAGGCAACAtattaaacctgaaataaaaactaataataaaaaaaaactaaatagacaCATATCATGCTATGATTAAAAAGgaaatttaaacaacaaaaactaagaaataaaataaaaaacaaaaccgacaaaattacaaaaactttgattaaaattacaataaaataagaaaatatataacatttaaaatatgaataaaattcaAATAGTATCTCAGTGACTCAAAAATATCCctgatgtgtgtgtttaatactcACAGCATAAACTAGATCCCCATAAGCGATCACACCAACACCACTGCGACGGCTTCTCATGGGAGCGACGAGAGTCCACTGGTTTGTCTCGGGGTTAAAGCATTCAGCAGAGAAGAGACAGTCTGTCCCGGTAAAACCTCCACAGATATAAACCTGCCAGATGATGAGTATGACCACAGCATTTCACACAACTGTTACAGGttgttagaaaaaaaagtgtttaccaCACACAGTATATTTCATATGAAATTCTGTTTCTTATTTACAGTATTCTCATACTACAGTCCACAATTTCTCCTTTCCCCTGCCCTTCTGCATTACCCTGCCGTGCAGTGATGTGGCGCTGGCATCACTCCTCCGTTCGTTCATGGATGCGGTCAGTGTCCACTGGTTGGTGTCAGGATCATAGCGCTCTGCTGATTTGAGCCGTCCATGTCCATCAAAACCACCGATAGCATAAATGAACCCTTCCAGAACAGCAACACTAACATAGCATCGTCGTTCATACATGGGAGCCACCTACAACACATCATTTGGCATAAAAATCAGTGTTCATATATCAATACACTGCTTCATTGTTCTTTTCTATCAATTGCAGAGAAGTACAATGGTAGTACCAggttttttgctgtatttttaaaggtacaaatgcatacttttaaatgttttttagagTACCAATGTGCTTAACAAAAAGGTGTGATCATGAATATAATTCTGGTTATTTTTGTCCAaagattatattatatgatattattttatatgatcagggttattatagttaactaaaactaaagccatACAAAAAAGTCATtgcatgaaataattaaaaaggtggagcttttttatttatttatatatatatatatatatatatatatatatatatatatatatatatatatatatatatatatatatatatatataataaaataaattaaatccttaaactgattttatttcagctatttggaaaggtaatatttattattttcatttattttaacttgatgtactaaaaaaaatgacaaaaacgcaaaaaaaaattattacaatctaaaatgagcgtaaatatacagaaatatattaaaaaaaaactaattattaataaactatgATACTAGAATTGTATAATAGTATCTCAAATGTACTTATAAAACACAGAtccaaatgtacaataaaatgtaatattattatgtagaattatatattatattatattatattatattatattatattatattatattatattatattatattatattatattatattatatccacagatatattatattaattaattaaattatatccaAAGCTACAATCATTTTGGGGATACAAAAATGCATCAAGGTTTTTCTACGAGCAGTTTAATTCAGTACGTTGGTCCCATCAGATTTTACCACTGTACTTTTTATAAAGTAATCAAAAATGAAAGTAACCTGTTGACCTACAGCATTACTCACCTCATGCCAAGTTTGAGTGATGAAATTGAGCTTCCTCACACTGTTGAAATACTCCACACTGTCATAACCACCAACACAGTAGACGAACTCATCCAGGACGGCTGTGCCATGATAGGCTCTGGGACTCTCATCCTCAAGAGTCACATTGACCCAGCGGTCTACATTTGCATCATATGCCTCGATCACATTGTTGGGATTGCCACCACTCCATCCTCCGATGGCCAATAGGATCGCAGAGGGCAGACGTGGGCGTGTCAGTTGATGTATGAGCTCTGAGCTGGTGGGCTCTTCTAAATCCATGTCAAATTCAAATAAAGCCTTCATTGCATTGATGATAAGAGGCATGCAGGCCTCATTCTCCATCACCAGTGCATTGCTCTTTACATTATTGATGAAGTAGTCTGTTGTCATTAATCCCATTCGAACCTGAAGCACAgtgaagagagtgtgtgtgtgcatgtttttgtgacatatcaggacacaactctgtataatgacatgggtatgacacaggtattacaaggagagggtgacttatgaggacataacccatgtccccatttttcaaaacgcttataaatcatacagaatgagtttttttgagaaagtaaaaatgcacaacgcCAAAGTGGTTACAACActacaaaaatgttttacttgtGTTTATGGTACAAATACAGTATCTAAACTTTCTAAGATCAAGATAAAAaattttgcaaaataaagaaaaattacttaagatgttaagtcttgttttattaaaaaatgataacaattaattatgtttatgcttaaaatacaaaagaataaataaaataatctgtcAGTGGGTTAAGAAAAATAtaccaaatataaaattaaataaactaattttaaaattaaggtaagattatttttcttactctgttgcagggttattatatttaacaaacaaaaaaaaaaaatatatatatatatatatatatatatatatatatatatatatatatatatatatatatatatatatatatatatatatatatatatatatatatatatatatataaataaaataaaataaactttaactgaaataaataaaacatttttttttattttcacttcatttgaacttaATGTACTTACTAGAGTAACAAtaagactgaaataaaatgaaaaagtaaatcaattaaaaaaaatgtaaaaacaaataaaaatgacaaaacaacaaaattcataaactgttaaCTACgagtaaaatgaaaacagaaaatatatataaaaaaaattataacatgaataaaaatttatgtttttttttgttaataattaaacattttcagtAAACAAGACTATATCTTAAAGTCATTTTCTTCTCAAGTAAACGTTTCTTGACTTTTTAGATATTTGTAatagaaaacaagaaaaaccctaataaataaaaagtatttttaagtatttattttatgtttacttttttatttacatttaattaatacatttttaatttagtcaaAGTTTACTGTCTTTCCCTATTTTACCTTTGGCAGAAGCATGGCGATGTGTTTCCTCCTGCTTTCAGGTGCATGATCAATCCAGTGGAGGACGGCCTCAAAAACCACCTCCTCCTGTTTGACAATCAGCTCATCCTTCTCAATGATCTCCTCGAGCTGCTCCAGTGAGAGCTCCAGGAACTCCTCAGATACTTGCAGAACCTCCTCAAAGTGCTGCAGGATGTAGAGCTTTGCTTTACGGCAGAGCTTTGAGCAGGAGTGGAAATCCTCTGTAAACATGCGGATGCCAACGCAGTTTTCCGGACGTAAGCGTGACTCCAGGAACTGACAGCAGGCATCTACAAGACCTGAGACTAAGAACTGATCAGCCGCCACCAAGAGCTCCAGCACATTCTCCTCTGTAATCAGGACAGATCCTGTGTACGCGTACTGAATAATAAGAGACATGATGTTTCGGGACATTCCTGGAATATCATAGAAATGTTCCGCGGTTCTGGTCCAGTTAGTGGAAAGAAGAACCctgcaaacacatttgaaaaagaaatacagGCATTTTTAATGCGTATTTGtgttacacacattaaaaaatatttacattttaatttaagacCAGTTTTCACATTCTGTCACCAGATTGTAACAGATTAGCTTTATATATTAAATTCAACATGCAACAAGCATGCTTACCATACTGTAGTAATGTTGTGTTCTggcaattcattcatttatttgtattcatttatatatggACAGCTTAGGCAGTTTCAACAGTATGATGTTAGTGGTGAAATATTTGTATATGATTATTTCTAGGTACTTTGTGCAGGATAAATGCTTTTACTTACCTAAAATACGGGCTGCAGCCGCACAAGATGATCTTGTGCACTTGAAATTCTCTGTCATTTGCTCTGATGATCAGGTCTGTGTGTTCGCCCAGTAAACGTGCTTCATCAAACACATTAAAGGCTGTGGGACTGATGTTCTCCATTTTTACCAGCTGTTGATCTTTAGTAAATGTATGCAGTCTTCTCACCTCCAACTCTGACTCTAGAGTTCTATATATTCTAGTTCTAGAATGTCTTTGTGACATCATAGTGGCAGagttccaaaagtttttttttttttgtttttttttttgtgtgtgtcttggACTTCTGCATTTGGCTTTTGCATAAAAAATTCTCACAGTCATTGAACATCAAGTTTTCAATAATATGTAACCATCACATTTTTAACTCCGTGGCCAATACAATTAAGAACTTAAGTAATTATATTACACAAGATTGTGAACATTGAACAAAAATGCCAAATAGACCTAACAATTAGTGATGGGTAGTTCTTGAATGATTCAAATCTTTAAGATGACTCTGGAACGAGTGATCTCAGTGAGggattcgttcattttgtgttgacatGCAACATCCATAGGTTCTGTACTGGAAACAGATAATCGAGTTATGGGTTCAGGTTCGAGTTTTTCTTTCATCATGTGGCAGCCCCATAGACTACTAGAGCCTATGTAGACTGTaccagaaaaataaattattagttCACCTCCCAAATCTTTGGGTCcgagttgttttatcttttttaccCAAAGCTgacatatttttaaaattgttttcaaaAGCCAGGAGTATGCGGACTCCTTAAAGCTGAGcgtattatatattttagttgaATTAACAGAACAGCTCTGGCTCTGAAATCTCCACAGAGGAACATTTTAGATTCTCAGACATTGCTAGCTCTGAAGTTTTGTAGCTCAGGAGATGCACTGGAGTTCTCAGTGCAGTTTTAAGTATCAACATTTTTCTCATTGTCAGCTAAGATTGTTTTATGGACAGATTAGTTTCGACTCCAAAGTAGAGCTTTTTGGTTTAGTGGTACACTTTTGACTGCCTCTATACTGCAGGTAAAGACATATTCctttaaaaacactaacactgttTACACGAAAGTACTAAAAAGTTGCATAATTAATTTGAAGGAGGAAAAAATattgagtgtaagtgtgtgtttgtgtattcgGCAGTTAGACAGGATATtgttgaaacactaacagttatAACAACAGCATATgttgatatattaaatatattgataGTTTCATTGTCAAGCATATTATGATATCACAAGCCTGGTTTAGACAATgacatgcaaaaaaagaaaactattgtTTTTTGCTCCTCTTTTTCTTGTGAAAATTGAAACTGGTTCAGCTAGTTTATCATACAAGAGAAACTACGTAATCACACTCAAATTTAGGATAGGAAGTAAGTGGACATCCTCAGAAAAGAACAGCTGTTTGAAGAGACAAGATTTATGAACTGCAAGAGGTTTGTGTTTGATGCTCTTTACTGCTGAGACAGAGGTAGGTCTGAACTGACAAATATTTGAGATCATTCTCATGCTTCATTATTGAACTATAAAAAGTCAGTACTTGGGATGCTTTATtctctgttgttattttttttcttttctcgaTTGCTTTCCACAACCAAATTGCTGCtgataaaacacaaatataatgGAAACTTAACTATCCTGTAAAAATTTGGGGAATGTGATCAATGATTTCTCAGAAAAGGAAATCAGCCTGTCAGAATATCAGATGTTATAAAATTCACGGGCtagatttacaaaacatttttaagaaaaaatcttactgctattttctttatttgtaacTTAAGAATATTTTGTGTTGTTTCAATTATTAAGCCTTGTCACCTGATGAGTTTGCattgaaatgtttcatttattttggtgTTTCAAATATTAAGCGTTACAACCAGAAGCATATAACAGAGTACAAAtagttttttgctgtatttttttgtgtattttttagatattactaaattacctttttttcgtttgtgtgtgtgtgtgtgtctgtgtgtctgcatTGAAGTATTtgcaaaaatttttttataaaacatgcaCACATTCAGTCTTAATTGAATGGTGATACAATTACTTAATTGTAATtgtatgaaatgaaaaaaaaaaacattacttacaCTATATGGAATAAAAAcccaatacatttattttttgtgatttatatgatgtgtttttattatatttagtcctggaatataaaaaatattttcacaggATAATTAAGCTTCTttcaggttttgtgtgtgtgtgtgtgtgtgtgtgtgtgtgtgtgtatgactccAAAAGGCAGATTATTTCTCTCCTGTCATAGTTCATGTGCTTTCTTTCACAAAATGTTGTCAGTCTactgaaacattttcatttgcGTTATGAACTAATGACTAAACCAGTTTCTGTTTTCTCAAGAAACAGGAGCAAGAAAACAATGTTGTTTATTTACCATCAATATACAGGTAAACCAGTTTTCTTCCTTTCTGCATGTCACATATACAATGACAGAAATTATAGTTCAGGAATTAGGATCTCACAAACATTCCTCTACAAACTATATCTAACAATCtcactttatttctcataatt
It includes:
- the LOC127933544 gene encoding kelch-like protein 10, which codes for MENISPTAFNVFDEARLLGEHTDLIIRANDREFQVHKIILCGCSPYFRVLLSTNWTRTAEHFYDIPGMSRNIMSLIIQYAYTGSVLITEENVLELLVAADQFLVSGLVDACCQFLESRLRPENCVGIRMFTEDFHSCSKLCRKAKLYILQHFEEVLQVSEEFLELSLEQLEEIIEKDELIVKQEEVVFEAVLHWIDHAPESRRKHIAMLLPKVRMGLMTTDYFINNVKSNALVMENEACMPLIINAMKALFEFDMDLEEPTSSELIHQLTRPRLPSAILLAIGGWSGGNPNNVIEAYDANVDRWVNVTLEDESPRAYHGTAVLDEFVYCVGGYDSVEYFNSVRKLNFITQTWHEVAPMYERRCYVSVAVLEGFIYAIGGFDGHGRLKSAERYDPDTNQWTLTASMNERRSDASATSLHGRVYICGGFTGTDCLFSAECFNPETNQWTLVAPMRSRRSGVGVIAYGDLVYAVGGFDGASRLRSAETYNPQTNIWCDIASMYSPRSNFGIEVVDDQLFAVGGFNGFSTTSDVECYDEKTNEWSDANEMAIFRSALSCCVVSGLSNMAQYAAQRDAVQIQDESDTE